A window of Bacteroidota bacterium genomic DNA:
TTGCATTAAATGAAATATTTAATGTTCCTGCCAGACTTTTCGTTACCATCAGCCATGACGATCTTTACCGGTTTCAGGTCGAAAATCCAAGGATTGATCCTTTCATTAAACTAATACTTCGGCTTTATTCCGGATTGTTCAGCGACTATGTGAATATCAATGAAAATGATATCGCCAAAAAAGCCGGGATCCCCCTGGAAACCGTTGTCAAAACGCTGAAAATGCTCGATAAAATGGAGATATTCAGCTACCTTCCGGCCAGATCCAAGCCACAGTTGATCTTCCTGAAAGAAAGAGCAGATATTAAGAATGTTTTTATTTCTCCGGCAAATTATTCTGAGAGGAAAGCAGAAGCCGCAAAAAGACTTGAAAGTGTGATAAACTATGTCACTGGGTACGGCCGTTGCCGAAGCCAGTCGCTGCTTTCCTATTTTGGTGAAAAGGATAGCACCCGCTGTGGCAAATGCGATGTTTGCCTGAAATGGAATAGCCTGGATTTGAACGACATTGAATTTGAACAGATTTCCGGGGAAATAAAAAAGTCCATCCTGAACAAACCCCTTACCCTGCAGGAAATCCTCTTTATCATGGGCAGGTTCAATGAAGAAAAAACCATTGAGGTCATTCGCTGGCTCGAGGAAAGTGGTCAGATCATTAAAAAACCTGATCAGCGGTACACATGGAAAAGGCAGTTTAAACTGTTCAGCTAATCCTCTTATTTTTGCAAAAAACAGCAACATGAAACTGTCGAGGGACTTTTATCTTAGAGACGATGTTGTGATTATAGCCCGTGATCTTATTGGTAAAAAACTGATAACCTGTATTGGGGGAAAACAAACAACGGGAATGATTACAGAAACAGAAGCTTATGAGGGAGAGACAGACCGCGCTTCCCATGCCTTTGGGGGAAGAAAAACCCAGCGGACAGAAATCATGTATCAAATCGGAGGCAGGGCATATATATATCTTTGTTATGGCATTCATTCCCTTTTTAATATCGTAACCAACCAGGATGGAATTCCTCATGCAGTTTTAATAAGAGGGATAAAGCCGCTTACGGGCTTAGAAACCATGCTGGAAAGGACGGGTAAAAAACAAATAAAAAAAGACTTTGGAAATGGACCGGGTAAAGTATCCCGTGCACTGGGCATTCACTATTCTCAAACCGGCATTGACCTATTGGGGGATATTATTTGGCTGGAAGAAAACAAGTTTGATCATGAGAAGTTTATGATTGAGACTACGATAAGAGTTGGGATAGATTACGCCGGAGAGGATGCCCGTCTCCCCTACCGTTTTGTTTTAAAGGAAAAATAAAAAAGCCCTCGTTGAGGGCTTTTTTATTTCGTGTACATGGCAAAATTATTTAACCATGTTTGAAAGTTCGTTTCCTGGTTTGAATTTAACGACTTTCTTGGCAGCGATTTTGATCTCAGCGCCAGTCTGAGGATTTCTGCCTTTACGTGAAGCCCTGGTGGCCGTTGAGAAAGATCCGAATCCAACCAATGCTACCCTGTCACCTTTTTTCAGAGCTTTTTGTGTTGTATTAACAAAAGACTCCAGTGCCCTTTTGGCATCGGCTTTGGTCATTCCGGTTTCGGCTGCCATTGCATCAATTAATTCTGCTTTATTCATAGCTCAAACATTTTTGGTTAATAAATTTTTTCTAAAACCATTACAAATATAATGGTTTTAGGTCAAAAGTCAAGTGAAAAAGCCCGGAAACCCCTGTAAATGTTAATAAAACGGGGTTTTTGTTAATAACTTAAGCCGAAAAGTGGCTATTAGAGCAGATTTCAGAGTGTTTTGCAACCGGATCAGATCGCTTTCATCGGGTCAGAAATCGTTGTTCCACGAAGCCATTCTGCCGTTGTCATATGCCTCTTCCCCTCCAATTGTATTTCAGAAGGCTCAATCCAGCCCCTTTTGGCGAAGATCCTGAAGTGAGTTTTGCCATCGGTTTCAATGCTACCGGGTTTCTTCACATGGCTTTCCATGAAAAGGCCGGCTTTAAATATTTTCATCTGTATGGTATGCCCGGTATTGTCATCAAGCAAGGTATAAGCACCCGGAACCGGACTCAATCCTCTGATCAGGTTGAAAATTTCATCTGCATTCTTGTCCCAGTTTATCCGGCAATCTTCCTTATGTATTTTGGGAGCGGGCATAAGTCTGGGTTTATCACTAACAAATTGTTCCTGGGATAAACCCTTGGCCTTTCCGTCGCGAATGGCCTCCACTGTTTTTACCAAAAGTTGTGCCCCCAAAGCTTTCATCCTGTCGTGAAGTTCGCCCAGAGTTTCCTCTTTGCCAATTGAGACTTTTTCCGTCATGATTATATCACCGGTATCAATATTTTCATTCAGGAAGAAAGTAGTAAGCCCTGTTTCTGTTTCTCCATTAATAAGGACCCAGTTTAATGGAGCTGCACCCCGGTAGTCAGGTAAAAGGGATGCATGCAGGTTGATAGTGCCCTTGGGTGGCATATTCCAGACGACTTTGGGCAACATCCGGAAGGCCACTACTACATGGAGATCGGCATTGAGATGTTTCAGTTCTTCGAGAAATGATGTATCTTTCAGTGATTCGGGTTGCAAAACGGGGAGCTTGTGTTCCAGGGCATATTCTTTTACAGCACTCATGTGCATTTTTCTCCCTCTTCCTGCAGGCTTATCGGGTGCCGTAATCACAGCGGCAATGGCAAAACCTGATCTGCGAAGAAAATCCAGGGATGCAACGGCAAACTCCGGCGTTCCCATAAAAACGATTCGAAAAGGCTTGTCCACGTTTAAAAATTTGTGTATTGGGAAAGAATAACAAATAGTTGCAGGGTGCAGGCTTCAGGCTTCAGGATGCAGGCTTCAGGGTGCAGGCAGTTTGAGTGTGGGTTATGAGTGATGAGCTGTAACTTGTAACTTGTAACCTGTAACCTGTAACAATTTGTAATTGTTCCCGGATACTCATTTAAAATTATGTTAAAACATAAAAAAAAAGGGGCCGGTTTGCAGCCCCTTCTTTAATTTGTCCTCTTTATTTCTTCTCCCCAAGAGCCGTAGCTCGTGCAATGTATTTCTCAATTTCCCGGGCTTCCGAACTTCTAGGATATTCTTTGTAGATTTTATTATACAACTCAACTGCCTTATCGTATTCCCCTAATATTTCGTATGTCCAACCAGCTTTAAGCCAGAACAACGGGGTGGAAAAGTTATTGATATTATGTCCGGCGGCTTTCATGTAATACTTTACAGCACTCTCAGGTTCATCAAGCTCCATGTAGGCGTCGCCAATACCTCCCAACGCCATGGCGGAAACAATCTTGTCGTCTTTATTGAATGCTTTCAGATAATCAATGGCATCCTCATATTGACCGAGTTTCAAAAATGATATCCCTGCATAATAACGCGCAAGGTTGCCGGCATTTGACACTCCATATTCATCAATTATATCAAGGAAACCCAGATTATTCCCGTCACCGTATAGGGCCCGGTTCAGAGAGTCAATCTCAAAATACCGCTCTGCAACGAACATCTGCGAAAGCGCTTCTTTCTCCATGGGGGCTACATAGAGCTTCTTGTAAGCGTAAAACGCAAGAATAATCAATACAATAGCGGCTACTACAATGATCAGCACCTTCTGGTACTTCTCAATAAATTGTTCGGTTTTACTTAATGCTTCTTCAACCGCAACCATCCGGTCATCTGCATGGACTGTCTTTTTTGCCATTTATGTTCAATTTTTGTGGTGCAAAAGTAAACTTTTTTTTCATTCAGGAAAAAACAACCTGCTATTTTTGACCGGTTTGCCAAATCTTTCTATTAAACTGATTTTTTTATTTTTACAGGATATTTCCGGAAACATGGGTAACGACCATACATACGACAAAGCACTTTATGAATTTCTATCTGGCTATATAACACAGCATAAACTGGCTAAATTTCAG
This region includes:
- a CDS encoding tetratricopeptide repeat protein; this encodes MAKKTVHADDRMVAVEEALSKTEQFIEKYQKVLIIVVAAIVLIILAFYAYKKLYVAPMEKEALSQMFVAERYFEIDSLNRALYGDGNNLGFLDIIDEYGVSNAGNLARYYAGISFLKLGQYEDAIDYLKAFNKDDKIVSAMALGGIGDAYMELDEPESAVKYYMKAAGHNINNFSTPLFWLKAGWTYEILGEYDKAVELYNKIYKEYPRSSEAREIEKYIARATALGEKK
- a CDS encoding DNA-3-methyladenine glycosylase translates to MKLSRDFYLRDDVVIIARDLIGKKLITCIGGKQTTGMITETEAYEGETDRASHAFGGRKTQRTEIMYQIGGRAYIYLCYGIHSLFNIVTNQDGIPHAVLIRGIKPLTGLETMLERTGKKQIKKDFGNGPGKVSRALGIHYSQTGIDLLGDIIWLEENKFDHEKFMIETTIRVGIDYAGEDARLPYRFVLKEK
- the fmt gene encoding methionyl-tRNA formyltransferase, encoding MGTPEFAVASLDFLRRSGFAIAAVITAPDKPAGRGRKMHMSAVKEYALEHKLPVLQPESLKDTSFLEELKHLNADLHVVVAFRMLPKVVWNMPPKGTINLHASLLPDYRGAAPLNWVLINGETETGLTTFFLNENIDTGDIIMTEKVSIGKEETLGELHDRMKALGAQLLVKTVEAIRDGKAKGLSQEQFVSDKPRLMPAPKIHKEDCRINWDKNADEIFNLIRGLSPVPGAYTLLDDNTGHTIQMKIFKAGLFMESHVKKPGSIETDGKTHFRIFAKRGWIEPSEIQLEGKRHMTTAEWLRGTTISDPMKAI
- a CDS encoding HU family DNA-binding protein, with the protein product MNKAELIDAMAAETGMTKADAKRALESFVNTTQKALKKGDRVALVGFGSFSTATRASRKGRNPQTGAEIKIAAKKVVKFKPGNELSNMVK